The Clostridia bacterium DNA window GCGCATGGCCAACCGGCCGCCCGCCGGGGAGGGCGTCCGATGAGGCGCGGACGGCGCGCGGCGATGGCCGCGGCGGCCCTGCTCGCCGCCGCGCTCGCCGTCCTGCCCGCGCAGCCGCGCGTTCGCGCCGCCGGCGACGCTGACGCGCCCGCGGGGTTGGTCGTCGCCGAGGAAACGCTGGTCCTCGTGCCGTCCGGCGGCGACTGGCAGGTCTACGACCGTGCCGTCTTCGTCAACACGGGCGAGCAGACCGTCACGGACGTGACGCTTCCCGTTCCGGCCGGGGCCCGGGACGTGCGCGTGGCCGGCGATGCCGCCTCGGCGGGGCCGCGCGACAGCCTCTCCGCGGCGCCGGGGGGCGCCTTCCCGGTGGCGACGGTCGATCTGGCCGCGGACGCCTCGCTCCCCGGAGGAAACCGTCTGGCGCGCGTCCGGGTGAATCTTCCCCCGGGCGAGCCGGCGGTCGTGGCCCTGACGTGGACGGTGCCGGCGGCTTCGTCGCTGGAGTGGCTGCGTCCGGCGCTGCAGCCCGTCCTCTCCATCGCCGTGCTGGCGCAGGAGGGCCGCGTGCGCCTCGACGCGATCGGTCTCTTCCCGGAGCCGCCGCAGCGCCTTGAGGACACGCGCGTCGTCGTCATGACCGCGCGTGACGTCGCGCAGGGCACGCTGTTGACGATCCGCGCGCGCCGCGCGCCGTTCTGGAGCGCGCATCCGTGGACGGCGGCCACCGTCGCCGCCGCCCTCGGGCTGGCAGCCCTGGCCGCCACGGTCATCCGGAGCCGGAGACGGCGCCGCCAAAAGGTCGAAGCCGCCGCGAACGCCGAGCCGCAACCCTCAGCGGAGCTGTCGCAGTAGGGCGCGAATCTCGTCCGCCACGTTCCGCCACGTGCGCACGATCTCTTCAACCGCCGAATCGATGTAGGCGCGCAGCTTCGGGTCGAGCCGGGCGGGCAACTCGTGCCGGTCGAGGATCTGCGGCGCGCGGAACGACCACCCGCCGCCGGCCTCCTCCGCCACGGGAATCAGGATGTCGACGACGAGGTCCCGCCACTCGACCTCCCATGGCGTGATGCGGGTCTGGTCGCTGACGTTGAAGTAGAGCGCGATCGCCTTCCCGTCCCGGTCGACCCACAGGTAGACGTTGTACGGCCGGTCCTCCCAGTAGAACCCGTACGTGCGACCGTCGGCGGGCAAGGCGACATCGCCCACGGTGACGGCGGCGGTCATGTCGAACCGGTAGACGAGCCGCCCCTCCGAGCGGTCGATCGCCGTGCCTTCATAGACCGACGTGACGCCGTTCAGCCGGTGCTTGATCTCGCGGATCGTGGTCACGGGTCCGCCTCCAGCGCGTCTTCGATCTGCGAGACGGCGCGCTCCCACTCGACGGGGTCCGCCTCCAGCCACGAAGCGAGCGCCGCGACGCCCGCGCGCAGCGACTCCCCCTCGCGGAACGTGGGGCTGGCGCGCAGGTCGAGTTTTGCTTCGGGCGGCGGGCTCCACCACCACACGTCTTCCGCACCCTTGCGCAGGCGCACGGCAAGTCCCAGCTCGCCGAAGATCCGCATCGCGAGCCGCGCTTCCCCGGCCGCGACCTCGCCGGCGACGCCCGTCTCCCGCAGCCGCGCCGCCAGGCGGTCGGGATCGGCCGGCAGCGCGGGCACGCCGTCCCGCGCCGCCCTGCGGCAGGCGCTGTACAGCCGTGCGAGCCGGTCGCGGTCCGGATACCGCTCCTGCACGCGCGCTGCGAGGCGATGCAGGCGGGCGGCGCGACCGTCCGGTGCGTAGGCTGCGGCGGCC harbors:
- a CDS encoding DUF402 domain-containing protein; amino-acid sequence: MTTIREIKHRLNGVTSVYEGTAIDRSEGRLVYRFDMTAAVTVGDVALPADGRTYGFYWEDRPYNVYLWVDRDGKAIALYFNVSDQTRITPWEVEWRDLVVDILIPVAEEAGGGWSFRAPQILDRHELPARLDPKLRAYIDSAVEEIVRTWRNVADEIRALLRQLR